In Rhodothermales bacterium, the genomic window GCTGGTCCGGTAGGCGGTCGAGGTGAGCAGCATCCGCCGCGAGATGACATAGGTGTGTTGCAGCGAGAAGAGCCTGTTGCCCCAGGAGTGGTCCAGTTCAAAGTACAGGTCGGCGGGGCGAAGCCAGGAGGAGAAGTCGAGGGAGACATCAAACGGCAACCGGAGGTCGAGCACGTCGCTACCGGCATAATACGTGAGCGAGAGGCGGTGCTCGTTGCCTGGTTTGTAGGCGAGTTTGGCGGTGAGATCCGAGAAATAGTAGCCTGTCCGGAGCGTGTCTCGGACGCCGCTGCGGTCCTCCACCGGATGCTCGCGTCCGATGAGCTTATCCAGGTACGAGCGTCGTCCGGAGATCATGAACGAGCTGCGGCGGGTGAGGGGGCTTTCGAATAGGAAGCGGCCGCTAAGGGCGCTCAGGGCGACCCGTGCCTGCGGTTTCGTCCGACTGCCGTCTTTGAGTCGGGCATCGAGGACGGAGGAGAGCCGGCCGCCGTGTTGTGCGGGGAACGAGCCGCGGTAGAGTTTGATGTCTTTGAACGTGTCCGATTGGAAGGTGGAGACCAGGTTAAACGCGTGCCAGGGATGGTAGACGGGCGCCCCGTCCAGCAGGTAGAGGTTCTGGTCGGTCGATCCGCCGCGGACGAGTAGTCCGTTGTTGATGCCACCCTCTTTGCGGACCCCGGGCGTCCACTGCAGGGTGTTGAAGAGGTCGTTTTCACCGTTAAACGCCGGCATCGCTTCGATATCCTGGATCGAGATGGCGAGCACACCGGGGATGGGGAGTTTACGGCGAGAGGACGGGGATAGGTCCTCGACGGTGAGGCCGTCCGTTTCGAGGGCGACGGGCTGAAGGCGCAGCACCGCCGGCCGGGCGGTGGTGGCCAGCGTGGTGTCGACGGGCTGGTACCCGAGATACGAGATACGCACCCGATGTGCTCCGCGGGTCAACCGGGCGAGCGTGAACGACCCATCCGGCCGCGAGGTGACGCCGCGTTGTTCGCTGACCAGGTAGATATGCGCACCCGAGAGCGAAACGCCCGTTTCACCATCCACGATGCGGCCGGCGAGCTGGCTGTTCTGCCGCACCAACCCGGCGGCTACCACGCCATTGCCGGGTTCGACGACGGGCGCCAGGATGTACTGCTTGGCGTGTAGGGCAATGGATCGGACATCGGTATCCGCCAGGACGCACCGCAGCGCATCTTCAAATGAGTCGCCCTCATAGAGGCATGTCGCCTCGTTTTCCTCGATGAGGCGTACGGAATACACGAAGTCGACCCCGCTTTTCAGGCTCAGATAGTCGAGCGCATCGCGTAACGGAGCCTGGGAAAGGTCGATGCTAATGGCTTGCGCCAGAACATAGTCGGGCCGCGCCATCCCTACGGATGCGACAAGGAAAGCCAGAGTTAGAGGGAAGAATCGACGCAAGGAGCCCGACCGGTCGAGGGTTGGAATACCCTGAGATACCACCCAGAGGTCGACGGGTTCTAGCGCGATCGTGTT contains:
- a CDS encoding TonB-dependent receptor, whose protein sequence is MRRFFPLTLAFLVASVGMARPDYVLAQAISIDLSQAPLRDALDYLSLKSGVDFVYSVRLIEENEATCLYEGDSFEDALRCVLADTDVRSIALHAKQYILAPVVEPGNGVVAAGLVRQNSQLAGRIVDGETGVSLSGAHIYLVSEQRGVTSRPDGSFTLARLTRGAHRVRISYLGYQPVDTTLATTARPAVLRLQPVALETDGLTVEDLSPSSRRKLPIPGVLAISIQDIEAMPAFNGENDLFNTLQWTPGVRKEGGINNGLLVRGGSTDQNLYLLDGAPVYHPWHAFNLVSTFQSDTFKDIKLYRGSFPAQHGGRLSSVLDARLKDGSRTKPQARVALSALSGRFLFESPLTRRSSFMISGRRSYLDKLIGREHPVEDRSGVRDTLRTGYYFSDLTAKLAYKPGNEHRLSLTYYAGSDVLDLRLPFDVSLDFSSWLRPADLYFELDHSWGNRLFSLQHTYVISRRMLLTSTAYRTSYNATEGALIRPTSSAIVDSYYHVRVRDLGIKLDGDFFANDAHHFQFGFQAIEHAFDSQIDARVQRTPTTIDITADTSHLNAMEMAAYVEDTWRAGQRLTIRPGVRLSRFSSRPQVYTSPQVNVEYIADPRWMIVRAAAGQQVQFIQRLRDRYSLVYDLVSSRWIPTSRSVRPSTGFQTSLEGESRPLPWLTLSAETYFRRADRVLIPSDAFQTKDELIGPGIGLGSLLAQYTSGESEGYGMEYTAQVRRGPWLLWINYAGSRALVRPSDPATTGFRPTDYDAPRLFRSTITRFFTTWNITLSTTARSGYPFTVPVARYSLAGPTGEPPTRYLSRPEINNGRLPPYVRFDLTISNRFTLIGARWRAQVHVVNLTNRRNVIDRLYDPAQPIVKPRDLRGLPILPLFELEMEL